From the Piliocolobus tephrosceles isolate RC106 chromosome 14, ASM277652v3, whole genome shotgun sequence genome, the window AGGAAAACAGCTCCTTAGAGAGAGCTTGAGGTTCAAGTCCTTTTTCCACTGTCGTCTATTCAGCCATCCAGAGCTTGAAGGTCCTGTCATATGAGCAAGTGGCTATGAGCTGCCCATCGGAAGAAATATCTAGGCCCATCACTTTGCCTTCGTGGCCGGCCAGAGTCTTCAGCGgggaccagcctgggtgagtCCAGATCTTGGCTGTGTTATCATAGGCACCAGTAAGTAAGAAGTTCCCATGGATAGCTACAGAAGagaaggggaattgcttgaggAATTCTGGTATTCAAAAGAGAAgacaacaaaagcacaaaagtCTGCAAAAACATACTATTTGTAAAAAACTTATTTCTACATTCAGAAAAAGTCAACATTGATTCTGTCTTCCTATTAGGCCTCCAGGTAAAGGGGATAACCCAAGGCAGACTTAAGGGAACAAATAACAGTAAGGTCTTTTGGCTCATTCCCTGACTGTAAATCTGTTCAGAATATTTAGAATTCAGTGCTCAGAGCATCCATGggggaaagaatgaagcaaagcACTCATGAAAGTCTTTACTTCCAGCAACGAGAAGCATGCTTTCCCACAGATCTAAGGGTATGGCAGGGGGAAGGAAATTATAATTTGCTCCTTTACCAGTAGGTCAAATTCTCTCCTGTTCTACTTCTCAGTTTAAGCTAAAGTCTGGCCTGTATTCCACGGGAACACAATACTGTTTGTCTGTGCCATTTAGATCTAAAATAGGAGGAAAGCTTACGCTCAAACTTGACACCAGTCACTAAGTTCTGATGAGCAGGGATGGTGTAGACGCAACGCCGCTGTCGAAGGTCCCACACTTTGCAGGTGTTGTCACCACTGCCAGTTGCAATGTGATAGCTGTGGATCGGATGCAGTACTGAAGTTAGAAATAGAGTACGTTCTGACCCAGAACCCTTTTTCACCCCTTATTCAATGTGTTTATTTTACCCATTGGGGGAGAAATTTATTCCATAGATTTCTTTCAGGTGGCCTTCTAAGAACATGATACAACGTCCTGTGCGTAGGTCCCAAACTCGACCAAATGCATCCAGTCCcctgataaaataatttataaatgaacaCTTTGAATCTAGTTCTCTGTGGAAGCATACATAAGAGGTCAGAGTACTGAGCTGCCCCTGGCTACATGGGAGAAGCCTTACCCAGTGCCAGCCAAAGAGCCATCTTGATGGAAGGCAATGTCATACACACCCATGCTGTGGCCTTCCTGATGCAGGATCTCCTCTTGAGCCTCCAAATCCCATAATCGCCATGAACGGTCATAGCTAAAACCAAATCACACTAACAATCAACCAGCTGGTATTTATTCAGTTTCTACAACATATAAAGTATTGTAAGTCATTATAGCTTAAGTTATTAATGCTTCTGAAACTGTTCATAAATCATATTAACAGGAAGCTCCTTTCTGACATAAACAATGACTCAACAACTAAGCTTATCTGCCTTAGGTGCTGACTGAAAACCATGGACTCGCTATAAACCTCTagagcctatttttttttttttttgagacagagtctcactctattgcccagcctggagtacagtggcacaatc encodes:
- the PRPF4 gene encoding U4/U6 small nuclear ribonucleoprotein Prp4 isoform X2, with translation MLSFVFDRSGLCKLWSVPDCNLLHTLRGHNTNVGAIVFHPKSTVSLDQKDVNLASCAADGSVKLWSLDSDEPVADIEGHTVRVARVMWHPSGRFLGTTCYDRSWRLWDLEAQEEILHQEGHSMGVYDIAFHQDGSLAGTGGLDAFGRVWDLRTGRCIMFLEGHLKEIYGINFSPNGYHIATGSGDNTCKVWDLRQRRCVYTIPAHQNLVTGVKFEPIHGNFLLTGAYDNTAKIWTHPGWSPLKTLAGHEGKVMGLDISSDGQLIATCSYDRTFKLWMAE